The Panthera leo isolate Ple1 chromosome D1, P.leo_Ple1_pat1.1, whole genome shotgun sequence region ACGGCAAGCCGCCACAGCTCAAGTCCGGCGAGCTGGCCAAGCGCAGCGAGCGGCGGGCCGAGGCGGAGAAGCAGCTACAGCAGGCTCAGGCCGCCGGGGccggggaggaggtggagaagttTACCAAGCGGCTGGTGAAGGTCACCAAGCAGCACAACGACGAGTGCAAGCATCTGCTGAGCCTCATGGGCATCCCGTACCTGGACGCGCCCGGCGAGGCCGAGGCCAGCTGTGCCGCCCTCGTGAAGGCGGGCAAAGTCTATGCCGCGGCCACGGAGGACATGGACTGCCTGACCTTTGGCAGCCCTGTGCTCATGCGGCACCTGACGGCCAGCGAGGCCAAGAAGCTGCCCATCCAGGAGTTCCACCTGAGCCGGGTCCTGCAGGAGCTGGGCCTGAACCAGGAGCAGTTCGTAGACCTGTGCATCCTGCTGGGCAGTGACTACTGTGAGAGCATCCGGGGCATTGGGCCCAAGCGGGCCGTGGACCTCATCCAGAAGCACAAGAGCATCGAGGAGATCGTGCGTCGGCTCGACCCCAGCAAGTACTCCGTGCCGGAAAATTGGCTCCACAAGGAGGCCCAGCAGCTCTTCCTGGAGCCCGAGGTGCTTGACCCAGAGTCAGTGGAGCTGAAGTGGAGCGAGCCGAATGAGGAAGAGCTCGTCAAGTTCATGTGTGGTGAAAAGCAGTTCTCGGAGGAGCGGATCCGCAGTGGGGTCAGGCGGCTGAGCAAGAGCCGCCAGGGCAGCACCCAGGGCCGCCTGGATGATTTCTTCAAGGTGACTGGCTCGCTCTCCTCAGCTAAGCGCAAGGAGCCAGAGCCCAAGGGGTCCGCTAAGAAGAAGGCAAAGACCGGGGCAGGAGGGAAGTTCAAACGGGGAAAATAAAGGAGTTTCCCCTCTCGCCTCCCCGGCCCCAGAACACCTGCCTTGATGTGCCCTCAAGCGCTAGCTCGAGAGAGAgctctgtgggggcagggaggggctcgCATTGCTTCTCTAGCTCTGCCCGTCTCCGTAGTGCTTTCCCTTTTGTACTTGATCTGGTGGCAGGAAGGCCACAGAGgtatcttgttttcttcttgttttagctCAGGAAAGTAGGTCAGGCTCCACACACGTCTCAGGCAATTTAATGGACACCGAGTCTATTGTTAAATGAAAGGGATAGCAACAGGtcttggaggaggagggggggataAATGGTAGAGATGGAAGACTGTATAAAAATGATTTCCTGACTGGCCCAACTGGTGACTGATGGGAAGGGGTGGTGGAACCCAGCTGTATTTCTCTCTGGCTCAGCCTTGACCGGCCCTGTAGGACAGCCATCAGGAAGACCCAGTCTTCTCAGACGGGGAGAGCTCCTGAGACATGAGACAGGCGGACAGCTGGAGTCCCTGGAGTTGGCCACAAGGGTCCGACCGCTGGCTGTGTGTCCTGGGGTGCGCAGAA contains the following coding sequences:
- the FEN1 gene encoding flap endonuclease 1; the encoded protein is MGIQGLAKLIADVAPGAIRENDIKSYFGRKVAIDASMSIYQFLIAVRQGGDVLQNEEGETTSHLMGMFYRTIRMMENGIKPVYVFDGKPPQLKSGELAKRSERRAEAEKQLQQAQAAGAGEEVEKFTKRLVKVTKQHNDECKHLLSLMGIPYLDAPGEAEASCAALVKAGKVYAAATEDMDCLTFGSPVLMRHLTASEAKKLPIQEFHLSRVLQELGLNQEQFVDLCILLGSDYCESIRGIGPKRAVDLIQKHKSIEEIVRRLDPSKYSVPENWLHKEAQQLFLEPEVLDPESVELKWSEPNEEELVKFMCGEKQFSEERIRSGVRRLSKSRQGSTQGRLDDFFKVTGSLSSAKRKEPEPKGSAKKKAKTGAGGKFKRGK